One Augochlora pura isolate Apur16 unplaced genomic scaffold, APUR_v2.2.1 APUR_unplaced_5517, whole genome shotgun sequence genomic window carries:
- the LOC144477952 gene encoding uncharacterized protein LOC144477952: protein MSGITIGVHLPRIDLPKFDGKLERWTTFKDAFKHIIHAHPNLSDIQKLSYLRLSLTGKAASAIESLTISEDNYKVAWNQLLEDYDNTRALVLRHTSLLIDTPAMPDDSSDSTRDLVNHMQSHIRSLRALGRSWENIANDLLTNIAISKMHPETRKSWENTLVDTRMPEIEDVFKHLRNVSHRCESTESTATTSKPNRTQTNVQADTSRWTKKTRRSPSTSPRLFQRRTFVTNATENCKVCDSGTHPAYVCPRFLSMTMTERESVANKLKWCTNCLRPGHLLDQCYAGRCRVCNGRHHTKLHRDTASTYTDRDRPE from the coding sequence ATGTCTGGGATAACAATCGGCGTCCACCTACCCAGAATAGATTTGCCGAAGTTCGATGGCAAGCTTGAAAGGTGGACCACCTTCAAGGACGCGTTCAAACACATTATTCACGCGCACCCAAATCTTTCGGACATCCAGAAGTTGTCCTATTTACGATTATCCCTGACCGGAAAGGCAGCATCCGCGATCGAATCGTTGACCATTAGCGAGGACAATTACAAGGTCGCGTGGAATCAGCTACTGGAGGACTACGATAATACTCGCGCTCTTGTTCTGAGACACACCTCACTGTTAATAGACACGCCCGCGATGCCAGACGATTCCTCCGATTCAACTCGCGATCTCGTAAATCATATGCAATCGCACATCAGATCATTGCGAGCTCTTGGGCGGTCGTGGGAGAACATTgcgaacgatttattaacaaacataGCAATTTCGAAGATGCATCCCGAGACCCGAAAATCGTGGGAAAACACACTCGTCGACACTCGCATGCCGGAGATCGAAGATGTGTTCAAACATCTTCGAAACGTGTCGCATCGGTGCGAATCGACCGAATCAACCGCGACAACTTCAAAGCCGAACAGAACGCAAACGAACGTGCAAGCGGACACCAGTCGTTGGACCAAAAAGACGCGACGGAGCCCATCGACCTCACCAAGACTATTTCAACGGCGGACTTTTGTAACTAACGCGACAGAAAATTGCAAGGTTTGCGATTCGGGAACCCATCCAGCATACGTATGTCCAAGATTTCTAAGCATGACCATGACCGAACGAGAGTCAGTCGCGAACAAACTCAAATGGTGCACAAATTGCTTGAGACCGGGTCATTTGCTCGACCAATGCTACGCTGGCCGGTGCCGCGTCTGCAACGGTAGACATCACACCAAACTACACCGCGACACAGCATCTACGTACACCGATCGCGACAGGCCAGAATGA